In Methanosarcina barkeri MS, a single window of DNA contains:
- a CDS encoding DEAD/DEAH box helicase, whose amino-acid sequence MEKLAKFKALGLSDSMLKALKKKGFEEPTPIQEKVIPLFMKGECDIIGQAQTGTGKTTAFGAPIIEKIPEKSGKVQAIVLTPTRELAIQVSEELNSLKGDKKLHIVPIYGGQSMTQQLRMLKSGVDIVVGTPGRVIDHLERKSLNLKDIAYFVLDEADEMLNMGFIDDIKEILKATGPDKRMLFFSATMPKPILGIIKKHMKNYEHVAIKKEDLDVNLTEQIYFEVKESDKFEALCRIIDIEDEFYGLVFCRTKTDTAQLAQKLGDRGYAADALHGDLSQREREKILNRFRKQKINILVATDVAARGIDIMDLTHVINYSLPQDPESYVHRIGRTGRAGKQGTAITFVTSTEYRRLTYIKKTSKSEMKRGRIPEIKDVIKAKRARVKTELEETIKTEDYGDCLEMSEKLLEEYPAEKILAALLKYSFKEMFDESMYTEISGSSYVDRKGKTRLFIAMGKADGMTPEKLCEFIQEETGEHDLKVRDAEIFPHFSFVTVPFAQASALLEIFKDKKRGRKPFIELAQKSKKRSSKSSDDYRGGTRNGSRNYSRNDSWNGSRNTNSKSYTRDTRTAKKKYSSY is encoded by the coding sequence ATGGAAAAATTAGCAAAATTTAAGGCATTGGGGCTTTCAGACAGTATGTTAAAAGCCCTTAAAAAGAAAGGGTTTGAAGAACCAACCCCAATTCAGGAAAAAGTCATCCCGCTTTTTATGAAAGGAGAATGTGATATTATAGGGCAGGCTCAGACCGGAACCGGGAAAACAACGGCTTTCGGAGCCCCCATTATAGAAAAAATTCCGGAGAAATCAGGAAAGGTACAGGCGATAGTCCTGACCCCGACTCGAGAATTAGCAATCCAGGTCTCAGAAGAACTTAACTCTCTGAAAGGAGACAAAAAGCTACATATTGTCCCGATTTATGGGGGACAGTCCATGACCCAGCAACTCAGAATGCTGAAAAGCGGAGTTGATATTGTCGTGGGAACTCCAGGAAGAGTCATCGATCACCTTGAGCGAAAGAGTTTGAACCTTAAGGACATCGCGTATTTCGTACTGGACGAAGCTGATGAAATGCTCAATATGGGCTTTATTGATGATATTAAGGAAATATTAAAGGCAACCGGGCCTGATAAGAGAATGCTTTTCTTTTCAGCTACAATGCCAAAGCCTATCCTTGGCATCATCAAGAAACACATGAAGAACTATGAACATGTTGCAATTAAGAAAGAAGATCTTGATGTAAACCTAACTGAGCAGATTTATTTTGAAGTCAAGGAAAGCGACAAATTTGAAGCCCTGTGCAGGATTATCGATATTGAAGACGAATTCTACGGGCTTGTGTTCTGCAGAACAAAAACCGATACCGCGCAACTTGCCCAGAAGCTTGGAGACAGGGGATATGCAGCCGATGCACTGCACGGCGATCTTTCCCAGCGTGAAAGGGAAAAGATACTGAACAGGTTCAGAAAACAAAAGATAAATATCCTCGTAGCAACCGACGTTGCAGCTCGAGGTATCGATATCATGGACCTGACCCATGTAATTAACTATTCCCTTCCGCAAGACCCTGAGTCCTACGTACACAGGATCGGAAGAACCGGCCGGGCAGGAAAGCAGGGAACTGCAATTACTTTCGTTACATCCACGGAATACAGGCGGCTCACTTACATAAAAAAGACCTCAAAGTCCGAAATGAAAAGAGGCAGAATTCCCGAGATAAAAGATGTAATAAAAGCCAAAAGGGCAAGAGTAAAAACCGAACTTGAAGAGACTATAAAAACTGAAGACTACGGCGACTGCCTTGAGATGAGTGAAAAACTCCTTGAAGAATACCCGGCCGAGAAAATCCTGGCTGCCCTCCTGAAGTATTCTTTCAAAGAGATGTTCGACGAAAGCATGTACACAGAGATCTCTGGAAGTTCATATGTCGACCGGAAAGGCAAAACCAGGCTTTTCATCGCAATGGGAAAAGCTGACGGCATGACCCCTGAGAAGCTGTGCGAGTTTATACAGGAAGAAACCGGAGAACACGACCTGAAAGTCAGAGATGCAGAAATTTTCCCGCACTTCTCCTTCGTAACCGTACCTTTTGCTCAGGCTTCAGCCCTGCTTGAAATTTTCAAAGACAAAAAGAGAGGGCGAAAGCCCTTTATAGAGCTTGCCCAGAAATCAAAGAAAAGAAGCTCAAAGAGTTCGGATGACTATCGCGGTGGCACTCGCAATGGATCTCGGAATTATTCGCGAAATGATTCCTGGAATGGCTCTCGCAATACGAACAGCAAAAGTTATACAAGAGATACACGAACTGCGAAGAAAAAATATTCTTCGTACTAA
- a CDS encoding NADH-quinone oxidoreductase subunit C encodes MLDNVIQNITEIKSSDELLKTVEGLKSDGYRYSTMICLKADEGHELIYIFEKDNKLKNLRYFVKPGEKPKSMSGIYLCALLIENEYQDLFGLTFEGLAIDYKGHLYLTPNSPKAPLA; translated from the coding sequence ATGCTTGATAATGTGATTCAAAATATAACAGAAATAAAAAGCAGTGACGAACTGCTAAAAACTGTTGAAGGTTTAAAAAGCGATGGCTATCGATATTCTACGATGATATGCCTGAAAGCTGACGAAGGCCATGAATTGATATATATCTTTGAGAAAGATAACAAATTAAAGAATCTAAGGTACTTTGTAAAACCAGGTGAGAAACCCAAGAGCATGTCAGGCATTTATTTATGTGCTCTTTTGATCGAGAACGAGTACCAGGATCTTTTCGGATTGACTTTCGAAGGTTTAGCAATAGATTATAAGGGTCACCTTTACCTGACACCAAACAGTCCAAAAGCTCCCTTAGCCTAA
- a CDS encoding sulfite exporter TauE/SafE family protein, giving the protein MEDLIIYLLIGAVAGILSGLFGIGGGVIIIPALVVLQGFSQIKAQGTSLVALLPPVGILAFLEYYKRGNTDLYAGIIICIAMVIGAKFGAQFANTLPMDVLRKAFGIFVILIGIKTFLGK; this is encoded by the coding sequence ATGGAAGATTTAATAATTTATTTACTGATTGGTGCTGTAGCAGGTATTTTAAGTGGACTCTTTGGGATTGGTGGTGGGGTTATAATTATTCCTGCACTAGTTGTTTTACAGGGATTTTCTCAAATAAAAGCCCAGGGAACTTCTCTAGTCGCACTGCTTCCACCTGTTGGCATACTTGCTTTTCTTGAATACTATAAAAGGGGAAACACCGATTTATATGCGGGTATAATCATTTGTATTGCTATGGTTATTGGTGCTAAATTCGGAGCACAATTCGCAAATACGCTCCCAATGGATGTGCTAAGAAAGGCTTTTGGTATATTTGTTATTCTAATAGGAATAAAGACCTTTTTGGGAAAATAA
- a CDS encoding hydrogenase large subunit — translation MTTIIPFGPQHPVLPEPVSLKLEIDNDVVVGVLPSLGYVHRGLETFINTKDFNQTTYVCERICGICSALHGITYTRAVEKLFDTEIPERAQYIRVIVGELNRLHSHLLWLGLFADGFGFESLFYECWKYREEVLDVAERICGNRVIHSISKVGGVTKDLTKEHIDMLLKMCDSLEPEIKNVEKVFVNNYTVKQRLVGLATMSKQVAYEAGTAGPTLRGSGNAIDVRETADWDIYKDLGFKTAVEKDGDCYARTKVRITELLNSLTIIRNAISKMPDGEIETRIKGFPTGEAIMRTEQPRGEVVYYVKGNGTKKLERLKVRTPTFANIPSLLLMLPGVKLADVPIVVLTIDPCVSCTER, via the coding sequence ATGACAACCATAATACCATTTGGTCCTCAGCATCCCGTTTTACCTGAACCAGTGTCATTAAAACTTGAAATTGACAACGATGTTGTTGTTGGAGTACTTCCATCATTGGGCTACGTTCACAGAGGGCTTGAAACATTTATAAACACAAAGGACTTTAACCAAACCACTTATGTTTGTGAGAGGATATGCGGAATATGCAGTGCTCTCCATGGTATAACTTATACACGGGCAGTCGAAAAATTATTTGACACTGAAATCCCTGAAAGAGCACAGTATATAAGAGTAATAGTTGGTGAACTGAATAGACTTCACAGTCACCTCCTCTGGCTTGGCCTGTTTGCCGATGGTTTTGGGTTTGAAAGCCTCTTTTACGAATGCTGGAAGTACAGAGAAGAAGTACTGGATGTAGCGGAAAGAATCTGCGGAAACAGAGTCATACATTCAATATCCAAAGTCGGAGGAGTTACCAAAGATCTGACTAAAGAACATATTGATATGCTTTTGAAAATGTGTGATTCGCTGGAACCTGAAATCAAAAATGTTGAAAAAGTTTTCGTAAACAATTACACAGTTAAGCAAAGACTTGTGGGATTAGCCACAATGTCAAAGCAAGTCGCATACGAAGCTGGAACAGCTGGCCCTACACTTAGAGGAAGTGGGAACGCTATCGACGTGCGGGAGACAGCAGACTGGGATATTTATAAGGATCTCGGTTTTAAAACGGCTGTTGAAAAGGATGGAGATTGTTACGCCAGAACTAAAGTAAGAATCACTGAGCTATTAAATTCTCTGACTATTATAAGAAATGCAATCTCCAAGATGCCTGATGGTGAGATTGAAACACGTATTAAAGGCTTCCCTACTGGAGAAGCGATTATGAGAACAGAGCAGCCCAGAGGTGAAGTTGTATACTATGTGAAAGGTAATGGTACCAAAAAACTGGAAAGACTTAAAGTAAGGACACCTACCTTTGCAAACATACCTTCACTGTTACTTATGTTACCGGGCGTCAAACTCGCTGATGTGCCTATAGTTGTACTTACTATAGATCCCTGCGTTAGCTGCACTGAAAGATGA
- a CDS encoding NADH-quinone oxidoreductase subunit B family protein, with the protein MSLAKSPWIIHVNCNSCNGCDIEVVACLTPLYDAERFGVINIGTPKQADIMVVTGSVNYKNVNVLKNLYNQIPDPKVVLAVGACASTGGIFHDCYNVVGGVDQVIPVDAYVPGCCPRPEAILDGVVAALSILENKKKGNIKGKEVKLKGNEVPSNA; encoded by the coding sequence ATGAGTTTGGCAAAATCCCCATGGATTATACATGTTAACTGTAACAGTTGCAACGGTTGTGATATTGAAGTAGTGGCCTGTCTTACTCCCCTATATGATGCTGAAAGATTTGGCGTTATAAACATTGGTACTCCCAAGCAAGCTGATATAATGGTGGTTACAGGCTCAGTGAATTATAAGAATGTAAATGTGCTTAAAAACCTTTATAACCAGATTCCTGATCCAAAAGTAGTTTTAGCTGTAGGTGCCTGTGCATCTACAGGTGGGATATTCCATGATTGCTACAATGTGGTAGGTGGCGTGGATCAGGTCATACCAGTAGATGCATATGTTCCTGGATGTTGCCCAAGACCTGAAGCCATACTTGACGGAGTAGTAGCAGCACTTTCAATACTTGAAAATAAGAAGAAAGGGAACATCAAAGGAAAAGAAGTAAAATTGAAAGGAAACGAGGTGCCATCAAATGCTTGA
- a CDS encoding respiratory chain complex I subunit 1 family protein, with translation MNDILTIILVLIGAPILGCLASGIDRKLTARLQGRVGPPLLQPYYDVRKLLSKDNIVVNPSQNFYVIVYLAFIILSLLMLVFKQDFLMIIFVYTVASVALVVGGMSTGSPYARIGSSREIMAILSYEPVLILYALAIYLLTGTFKLSALLDASSPLLMYTPLIFIAMIVVLNIKLKKSPFDYSTSHHGHQELIKGMTTEYGGPGFATIEIAHFYEYVFLTGLIFLFWASAPVIGVLIGIIAYLLVIVIDNITARVYWQWMLKLSWTILLVISLVNIAFLYVSGVKLI, from the coding sequence ATGAATGATATTCTAACAATTATTCTTGTCTTAATTGGTGCTCCTATCCTCGGCTGTTTAGCCTCAGGAATAGACAGGAAACTCACTGCAAGATTGCAGGGTAGAGTAGGTCCTCCTCTTTTGCAGCCATACTATGATGTTAGGAAGCTCCTTAGCAAAGACAACATAGTTGTAAATCCATCTCAAAACTTTTACGTAATTGTGTACCTCGCCTTTATCATTTTGAGCCTTTTGATGTTAGTTTTCAAACAAGACTTCTTGATGATAATATTCGTCTACACAGTAGCTTCGGTAGCTCTAGTTGTAGGAGGAATGAGCACCGGTTCTCCGTATGCTAGAATAGGAAGTTCAAGGGAAATAATGGCTATACTGTCCTATGAACCAGTTTTAATTTTATATGCTCTTGCAATCTACTTGCTTACCGGCACTTTCAAGTTATCAGCTCTGTTAGATGCATCATCCCCTCTGCTAATGTATACGCCTCTTATATTCATAGCAATGATAGTTGTTTTGAATATAAAATTGAAAAAATCACCCTTTGACTACTCAACCTCTCACCATGGTCATCAGGAACTGATTAAAGGTATGACGACTGAATATGGAGGGCCAGGATTTGCCACCATTGAGATCGCACACTTTTATGAATACGTGTTCTTAACTGGACTCATATTCTTATTCTGGGCATCAGCCCCAGTAATAGGTGTGCTTATAGGTATCATTGCTTACTTGCTTGTAATTGTTATAGATAACATTACTGCAAGAGTGTACTGGCAGTGGATGCTCAAACTGAGTTGGACAATCCTGCTAGTAATTTCGCTTGTGAACATAGCATTCCTGTACGTTAGTGGAGTCAAATTAATTTAA
- a CDS encoding NADH-quinone oxidoreductase subunit 5 family protein: MIENTVMLLIIVPLLFSLLFIALPKSLYKYLAWAFFIIGIALSVSLVLGGTGVVPVEGPNFAMYENIVLVLEVLVILYILAVSAKYKNWPTLGLGIISAALFAYTYANVPGAESASFNIDQLSQLMILIVNIVGTAIILFATGYMDQYEEHRHLNRQRTFYFTMSFFLAAMNGLVMSDTLGWLYLFWELTTLCSFVLISYNMDEEGINNGFRALSLNLVGGVAMSIGIILLATKYDINSLTGIATYAGTDAVALAALALPVALLCIGGFAKSAQMPFHSWLLGAMVAPTPVSALLHSSTMVNAGVFLIVKLVPAFANTSLGTAIAVYGSFTFVICSALALSQRNAKRVLAYSTIANLGLIIASAGIGTPLAVAASMMLILFHAISKGLLFLCTGEIEHTIGSRDIEDMSGLIKKAPLLTSIAALGMISMLLPPFGVLLTKWVSMEAASNNPVVIIFIVLGSALTTVYYSKWLGTILSSSMDKNAVPHKKLETYFPLSVLALSIIGTSIFIFSIYNYFVGPQVEILLGNVPNITGPVGQFTSEIGAFDYAAVFVVLALAILIYLATKNTTTRKVNFYMCGENNLEKDGLMFRNGVCDYEKCSVSNIYLQNIFGESKLTTFGYAISIILIVIALAGGVGL, translated from the coding sequence ATGATAGAAAACACCGTTATGCTATTAATTATAGTACCCCTACTGTTTTCGTTATTATTTATAGCCCTTCCCAAATCGCTATACAAGTATCTGGCTTGGGCTTTTTTCATAATTGGAATAGCTTTATCCGTTAGTTTAGTATTAGGTGGTACTGGAGTAGTCCCGGTTGAGGGACCAAATTTTGCAATGTATGAAAACATTGTCCTTGTACTCGAAGTACTGGTAATACTATATATTCTTGCTGTGTCAGCAAAATATAAAAACTGGCCTACACTTGGACTTGGAATAATTTCAGCAGCCTTATTTGCTTACACTTATGCCAATGTTCCAGGTGCTGAAAGTGCTTCTTTTAATATTGATCAACTGTCTCAGCTCATGATATTGATTGTGAATATAGTCGGTACTGCGATTATTTTATTCGCAACTGGATACATGGATCAGTATGAAGAGCACAGGCATCTTAATAGACAAAGGACATTTTACTTTACAATGAGCTTCTTCCTGGCAGCCATGAATGGTCTGGTAATGTCTGACACACTAGGATGGCTGTATCTTTTCTGGGAACTAACAACTCTGTGTTCATTCGTGTTGATCTCATATAACATGGATGAAGAAGGAATAAACAACGGTTTCAGGGCTCTGTCCTTAAACCTTGTCGGCGGAGTTGCTATGTCCATAGGCATAATTCTGCTTGCAACTAAATATGATATAAATTCCCTTACTGGGATTGCAACTTACGCTGGAACTGATGCAGTAGCGCTGGCCGCTTTAGCCCTTCCTGTTGCTTTACTCTGTATTGGAGGCTTTGCGAAATCTGCTCAGATGCCCTTCCATAGCTGGCTCTTGGGTGCAATGGTAGCTCCAACTCCTGTTTCTGCTTTACTGCACTCAAGCACGATGGTAAATGCTGGTGTGTTTTTAATTGTCAAGCTTGTACCAGCTTTTGCTAATACATCCCTCGGAACAGCTATTGCAGTTTACGGTAGCTTCACCTTCGTTATCTGCTCAGCTTTAGCCTTATCTCAAAGAAACGCCAAAAGAGTGCTTGCTTATTCAACTATTGCAAATCTAGGATTAATTATCGCAAGCGCCGGGATAGGCACACCTCTGGCTGTAGCTGCTTCGATGATGCTTATTCTGTTCCACGCTATATCAAAAGGTCTCTTATTCCTGTGCACAGGTGAAATTGAGCACACCATAGGAAGCAGAGATATAGAGGACATGTCAGGATTAATAAAGAAGGCTCCTCTTCTCACCTCCATTGCAGCTCTGGGAATGATATCCATGCTATTACCTCCTTTCGGAGTATTGCTTACAAAATGGGTATCAATGGAAGCTGCTTCAAACAACCCTGTTGTGATAATATTCATAGTACTTGGAAGTGCACTCACCACAGTTTATTACTCTAAATGGCTTGGAACAATCTTATCATCCAGCATGGATAAAAACGCAGTTCCCCATAAAAAACTGGAAACATATTTCCCACTATCGGTTCTTGCGTTATCCATTATAGGTACAAGTATCTTTATATTTTCAATATACAACTACTTCGTCGGACCTCAGGTCGAAATTCTACTAGGAAATGTTCCTAATATTACAGGACCAGTTGGACAATTTACCTCTGAAATAGGAGCATTTGATTATGCAGCAGTATTCGTAGTGCTCGCTCTGGCTATTCTGATCTACCTCGCTACCAAGAACACCACAACTCGTAAAGTTAACTTCTATATGTGCGGGGAAAACAACCTTGAAAAAGACGGGTTAATGTTCAGAAATGGAGTTTGCGATTACGAAAAATGCAGTGTCTCCAACATCTATCTTCAGAATATTTTTGGAGAAAGTAAACTTACAACATTTGGATATGCAATTTCCATAATTCTGATTGTAATTGCATTAGCAGGAGGAGTAGGATTATGA
- a CDS encoding 4Fe-4S dicluster domain-containing protein: protein MMGMLNLVLTNISRKPATRLYPFEIREPFKEFKGRIVFNPENCILCGLCQKKCPPDAITVTKANKTWELNVFRCIMCTECVKGCPKGCLSVSNERAKTGAKEFIKIAVPIVDKPKAPKAAPSK, encoded by the coding sequence ATGATGGGTATGTTAAACCTTGTACTAACAAATATTTCTCGTAAACCTGCTACCAGACTTTACCCCTTCGAGATAAGGGAACCTTTTAAGGAGTTCAAAGGAAGAATTGTTTTTAACCCTGAAAACTGTATTCTCTGCGGGCTATGTCAAAAGAAATGTCCACCTGACGCAATAACAGTTACTAAGGCCAATAAAACATGGGAACTCAATGTATTTAGATGCATTATGTGCACTGAATGCGTTAAGGGCTGCCCAAAAGGTTGCCTATCAGTCTCCAACGAAAGAGCAAAGACTGGTGCTAAGGAATTTATTAAGATAGCAGTTCCAATAGTAGACAAGCCAAAAGCTCCAAAAGCAGCACCTTCAAAATAA
- a CDS encoding class I SAM-dependent methyltransferase: MTPMTSAKPAQNATPHLPEDFDSRISGVLPYYSCFHQETINFIKSMPSIPKIWLDTGCGTGSLVNKAIEEFPTTKFLLLDPSEGMLNQARKKLSSCPADRLELLKASSTQEFSQDLEEKPDIITAIQCHHYLSREERVKATGMCYNLLKEGGVYITFENIRPLTEEGILAGKRYWRNFQLAHGRTDEEIKEHLKRFDTEYFPITVEEHLELLREAGFRTVELFWYSYMQAGFYCIK, translated from the coding sequence ATGACTCCTATGACTTCTGCAAAACCTGCCCAAAATGCCACTCCTCATCTTCCTGAGGACTTTGATTCTCGAATTTCGGGAGTACTCCCTTACTACTCCTGCTTTCATCAGGAAACTATCAATTTCATCAAGTCCATGCCATCAATCCCAAAAATTTGGCTAGATACCGGATGCGGAACAGGATCTCTGGTTAATAAAGCAATTGAGGAATTTCCGACTACAAAGTTTCTTTTACTTGATCCCTCAGAAGGTATGCTGAATCAGGCAAGGAAAAAACTATCATCCTGCCCTGCTGACCGGCTGGAACTCCTGAAAGCTTCTTCTACTCAGGAATTCTCTCAGGATTTGGAGGAAAAACCGGACATTATAACTGCGATACAGTGCCATCACTATCTTAGCCGTGAAGAAAGGGTCAAGGCCACTGGTATGTGTTATAATCTTCTAAAAGAAGGCGGAGTTTATATTACATTTGAAAATATCAGACCGCTAACAGAAGAAGGAATTCTTGCAGGGAAAAGGTACTGGCGCAATTTTCAGTTAGCCCATGGCAGAACTGATGAAGAAATAAAGGAGCATCTGAAGCGTTTTGATACAGAATATTTTCCAATAACTGTTGAAGAACACCTTGAACTCTTAAGGGAAGCAGGCTTCAGAACCGTGGAATTATTCTGGTACTCTTATATGCAGGCTGGTTTTTATTGCATCAAATAA
- a CDS encoding permease: MVDIFYPLQWIADKLTYEVFGIAPDTHLAASVNFIIYDVMKIFLLLAMMIFFISYLRTYITPERTRRVLGNKKGIKYHILASLLGTVTPFCSCSSVPIFIGFVEAGIPLGITFSFLITSPLVNEAAVAALWATLGLKATLIYIVSGIILGVLGGILIGFLKLERYVEDFVYKIKVGQQTANPEELTVKERVNTAFENVKDIVGRVWIYVIIGVSIGGIFHGYAPEGILEKYAGKDNLLAVPIAVLIGVPLYSNVMAMIPIVESLIGKGLPIGTSLAFLMSVTAVSLPEMVILKKVLKKELIAIFVSIVAVSIILTGYLFNILL, encoded by the coding sequence ATGGTCGATATATTTTACCCTCTTCAATGGATTGCAGACAAATTGACATACGAGGTTTTCGGGATTGCACCCGATACGCACCTTGCAGCAAGTGTTAACTTCATTATTTACGATGTGATGAAAATTTTCTTGCTGCTTGCAATGATGATTTTTTTCATTTCTTACCTCAGGACCTATATTACTCCGGAAAGAACCCGTAGAGTACTTGGAAATAAAAAAGGGATTAAATATCACATTCTTGCATCTCTTCTCGGGACAGTAACTCCTTTTTGCTCGTGTTCATCCGTTCCGATTTTCATTGGGTTTGTAGAGGCAGGCATACCTCTTGGAATTACTTTTTCATTCTTGATAACCTCACCTCTTGTAAATGAAGCTGCAGTTGCTGCTCTCTGGGCAACGCTCGGCCTTAAAGCAACATTAATCTATATAGTATCAGGAATTATACTGGGAGTTCTTGGAGGTATTCTAATTGGCTTCCTTAAGCTGGAGAGATACGTAGAGGATTTTGTTTATAAGATAAAAGTGGGACAGCAGACTGCAAACCCCGAAGAGTTAACAGTAAAAGAACGAGTAAATACTGCCTTTGAAAACGTAAAAGACATCGTGGGAAGAGTATGGATCTATGTAATTATAGGCGTTAGCATAGGAGGTATTTTCCACGGATATGCACCTGAGGGAATTTTAGAGAAATATGCAGGCAAGGATAACCTGCTTGCAGTGCCGATTGCCGTTCTGATTGGAGTTCCGCTGTACTCAAATGTTATGGCAATGATTCCTATCGTAGAAAGCCTGATTGGGAAAGGTCTTCCCATAGGAACTTCTCTTGCGTTTCTCATGTCCGTTACAGCTGTTTCACTGCCTGAAATGGTTATTCTTAAAAAGGTGCTGAAAAAAGAGCTAATAGCAATCTTTGTCTCAATCGTGGCAGTTTCGATAATTCTCACAGGATATCTATTCAATATACTGCTATAA